The sequence below is a genomic window from Lolium perenne isolate Kyuss_39 chromosome 7, Kyuss_2.0, whole genome shotgun sequence.
TTTTGTTCCTAATTGCCTTCTCCTTCAAAAGGCACCCAATAGTTTTGCCACATCCAGGATTATCAGCCTCCAAGCTGGTGAGAAAGTCAGATTTTTTTTTTGGCAAAGAGAGCTCCCGAAATAGGTGCCGACGTACCTACTGCGTCGGCCCCTAATGCGACAACCTCGACACCAATATGAAGTGAGTGGAGAAGCTCAGCACCCAAACCTCCACGACCAACGAAATCAAGCAACTTGCTAGGTTCAACTGATGTTGGTGTGGACCACAAAGCCACAAATAAGGTACAAATCGAGCCTTCCCACATAGCTTAAGCACCTTCGGTATGATATGCATCACCGGAACTGTGACCCCAACACTAACCTCGCTGTAAGATGCCGCCGACACAACAGGCCGCAACGACGAGCAGAGACTAACACGAGGCTACTTCTTTAAGATGGCCAAAAGGCTTTGGAAGATAATATCAAATAAAATAAATCAAGACATGAGAGTTGTGTGCCTTTTCTAAAGCTTTCGTTTGCCTATTTAAACATCTAAGTCCGAGTTTTCATGGGATCAAAAAGTCCGACTTACTTTACAGAAAATAGTGAACATTGTATACACATAAGAACATAAGTGAATATATGTAGTttttatgcaaaaattaaggtagGGAAGCTGCCCTATCTTGCCCTAAGCTCCGCCCCTGTCTCGCCATACAACACTTGGCTTTGTGGCCAAATTGGCAACAATTGTTGCACCGGAGTGGCCCATGGCAGATCGCGCTGCCCAATGCCCAGCTTCATGGCAGCGATGGCATCTCCCATGAAGCCAAGCAAGAGGGGAGAACGGTTCTTCAATGCCAGGGAAGCGGAAGCCGCGTGACACATGCCACGCCTAGACTGAACGAGCTGATGGCAAGGGCGCTCGTTGTGGTGGTGGATGAGCATGAGAGGCAGCTGCCCATCCCAGCAGGAAGGGTCGAAGAGGACACACCAATTTGTGGACGGAGTGGTGTGGCCCGACAGACTGAAGGCATGGTCGAGCGCAGCTTGAACCCGTTGGATCGAGATGGAGGCCTCAGGAACGAGCTCGTGGGCAGCTTGCACCAGCTGCTCCGGGATGGAGGCCTCATGGACGAGCTAGTCGGCGTGGGGAGCCGTAGCAGCAGGCGGCGGGGCCGGACTGGCCGCCATGGCAGCCTCGGAAAGGAGCGGGCACTTCACCATCAACTGACCACGAATGGCATGGTCCGGCGAGGGCAGATGTGGAAAGCATAACTGCTCTTGGCACCAGGAAATGGCTGCAGGCCGACATAAGACCCACCCTATGCATGAAAGGGGCTTTGCAAAATCTTGTATTCATCCTAGAACTACACAATGGTAAACTCCTGTAAATCAATCTGAGTGATGGAACGCCTATATTATCCGTGGCTGGGAATTGGCACATCGTCGACATTGATTGTGGTTTTACTAATAAAGTAGGGGAAATGAGTGTTTAGCTTAGATTCACATATAGTGCTGCATTGATTCTGATGCACATGGAATTTGCCCTGTTGTGGAGTGATCACTTGCATATTGCAATATAGCATGCAGAAACCAGAATCTGGAGCTGTCAAAACCGCAGGATCAGGATTGCAGGGAGAATTGTGTTGGCTCATGCAGCCCTAGAAAACTGAATACATTTGCGGCCAAGTTTGCATTACAACCTGACTAAAAGCAGAGCATCAAGATTACTAAACGTTTGTTCTTTCTTTACAATCTGCCTGAATCAAAACGGCAGTTGAGGAACTGAACGATGTGTAAATCTGTTTCATTTTGAGTTGTGAATTAATAATCATACAAAGAAATTATGAATTGTTACAAAGTGTAGGCCCTCTGACGGCGAAGAAAAACaatgttgtgaatttatcatggGAGCACAAGCAGTGATCTGTCCTATGCAAACAAGCCACGCGTTCCCCTCTCTCTCGTTTCGCCCGAATCAACTCACGAGGAAGCTTGCGAACCTGCAAGTAGGAAGCAAATTGAACTCACCCAAAACTTGGATTAGGCTCTGTTCTACTTCTACGCGCAGAGGATGAGCTTGCCGAAgggcaaggcggcggcggcgacggcgaggaggCAGGCGGTGACGACGTTGCGGTAGCACCACTGGAGCGGTCCCCACGCCCCGGCGCCCTCGACGCTGGCGCAGTTGGCCCTGGTCAGCCCGCACTGCGGCTCCTTGGAGAGGTCGAAGGACGCGCCCTTGAGGCGCAGCTCCTGCACGCACCGCGCGAGTGCCCGGGCGTCGCCGCGCTCCCGCCGCAGCCGCCGCGCGGCGCGCCAGTAGGCGCAGACCCGGAGCTGCACGGCGGCGGCGAGCGCGAGGGAGGCGGCCAGGGAGAGGGACGAGGGCGCCCACCACCTCCCGCAGGCACGCGAGGGGGTCCCCGCGGCGACGGAGGCGGCGAAGAGGAGCGCGAGGGAGAGGCCGTGGAGGGCGAGGAAGGCGGCGCAGAGGTAGAAGGCGTCCCGGCGGGCCGCGTCCATGAGCGCCTCGAGCGCGCACGCGCGGCGGGTGAGGCGCGACTCCTCCCGCTGCCACAGCTTGAGCAGCAGCAGGTGGCCCCCGCTGTCGGCGATCTCGCCCAGCGGGTGGTGGTGCCCCGGCGCCGCCGCCTTGCCGAGGAACGCGCCGGCCCCGTCGCCGGTG
It includes:
- the LOC127316946 gene encoding uncharacterized protein yields the protein MAEPLKNDAHVVEIPVTGDGAGAFLGKAAAPGHHHPLGEIADSGGHLLLLKLWQREESRLTRRACALEALMDAARRDAFYLCAAFLALHGLSLALLFAASVAAGTPSRACGRWWAPSSLSLAASLALAAAVQLRVCAYWRAARRLRRERGDARALARCVQELRLKGASFDLSKEPQCGLTRANCASVEGAGAWGPLQWCYRNVVTACLLAVAAAALPFGKLILCA